The segment GCCGCTGGTGGCGATGAAAGTGCACCACATGTCGGTGGCGGAAGGCATGGAGTTTTACGGACCCGTGCTCGATGCGTTGACGGGAAAATTCGGTGCGGAGAAAGGTCGCGAACACTGGGAGAGCATCGTCGAGTTCATGTCGGGCAGCCGCCCCTCCTGCGTTCCCGAAAAAGATCACGCCAACCCGGGATCGCGGAAAATTCTCGCCCTTGTCTTCGAGGGTCCCGATGCCGTCGCGAAAATCCGTGCTGTCCTCGGGCCTACCGATCCCGCGAAGGCTCCGCCGGGGACGATCCGGAAGGAATTCGGGACAGATATCATGGTCAATGCGGCCCACGCCTCGGACTCGCCGGACAACGCCGCCCGCGAAATCGGTATTGTCAAGGTGGCGGATAATTCCCTCAAACGATTCGTTGAATCCGCGGCTTCCGCCGCTTAACTTGGTCGTTCAACGATTTTTCAAAAAGCACCATGGAACTCTCTTCACACGCCGCCCAACTCACCCCCTCGCTCACCCTCGCCATCGACAGCAAAGCCAAAGCCATGAGGGCCGAAGGCATCGACGTCTGCGGGTTCGGCGCGGGAGAACCCGACTTCGACACGCCGGAGCACATCAAGGAAGCGGCCATCAAGGCGCTGCAGGAAGGTTTCACCAAATACACGCCGAGCGCCGGCATGCCGGAACTGCGCACGGCCATCAGCGAGAAATTCGCGGCCGACAACGGCATCGATTACAAGCCAAGCCAGATCATCGTCAGCAACGGCGCCAAGCAGTCCTGCTACAACGCCATCCTCGCGTGCTGCGAGCCGGGCGACGAGGTGATCATTCCCGCGCCCTATTGGCTCAGCTACCCGGAAATGGTCCGTCTGACGGGCGCCGAGCCGGTGATTGTCCCGACCACCGCGGAAAACTCCTACAAGATGACCGCCGAGGACTTCGAGAACGCGATGACGCCCCGCACCAAGATGGTCATCATCAACAGCCCGGGCAACCCGACCGGCTCGGTTTACACGCGCGAAGAACTGGAAAAAATCGTCGAGGTTGCGCTCACCGAGGACATCTTCATTCTCTCCGACGAAATCTACGA is part of the Chthoniobacterales bacterium genome and harbors:
- a CDS encoding pyridoxal phosphate-dependent aminotransferase, which translates into the protein MELSSHAAQLTPSLTLAIDSKAKAMRAEGIDVCGFGAGEPDFDTPEHIKEAAIKALQEGFTKYTPSAGMPELRTAISEKFAADNGIDYKPSQIIVSNGAKQSCYNAILACCEPGDEVIIPAPYWLSYPEMVRLTGAEPVIVPTTAENSYKMTAEDFENAMTPRTKMVIINSPGNPTGSVYTREELEKIVEVALTEDIFILSDEIYEKLVYDDAVAVSPASLSKEAYDLTITVNGFSKAYAMTGWRLGYLGAPEEIAKVIDSIQSHSTSGPNSFAQKGGIAALKGSQQCVNDMRDEFNVRREYMYERIAAIPNLTAVKPLGAFYMLVNISKFGLSSTNFADRLLSKAEVAVV